One Syntrophales bacterium DNA segment encodes these proteins:
- a CDS encoding sensor histidine kinase, translating to MIIAAFSIFAISLDNSRLPEHTVLIDSLLGFYLVYSIVLALAVFRKDLVWTHSPVIIHAFDLLIFAFFLFLTGGAASPFFAFFLFALVTSALRWHWRGIICTTAYILGIEIGLILHTIGLPMPPAFNTRQFIFNISTLLVVAVLLGSLRTYELRYRDRISSLAEWPRAIPDGVETLVSAILQHVSGLFDCPRTILLWKEMEKDNPPLHVASWSSGHFEYSVESPDTFGSLVAEPLEDEHFICRDAQAARPSVLYSKGAGVGQWEGVPLHPDLQHRFAIESMLSMAIRSESTWGRLFILDKSDISSDDLMPGRVAATGVSFSLDQFYLLRQLRKRIALDAAVEERIRLARDLHDGVLQSLTGVTLQLDVVQKMMDKEMQAAQKRLADVRKLVSSEQQNLRSHIKQLKPPYRSVPEEEVDLAPRLMELAERIERQWGLHVEIDISLHEHKRLPWETAQGVYFIIHEAIINVARHARASSVRVEISSTGRQLQIAVTDDGCGFPFAGRYNHSDLVENNLGPVILRERVTLLAGSLAIESGATGAHLEITLPIPGELH from the coding sequence ATGATCATCGCCGCTTTTTCCATCTTTGCTATCTCGCTCGACAACTCCCGTTTGCCCGAGCACACGGTCTTAATCGATTCCCTTCTCGGCTTCTATCTTGTTTATTCCATCGTACTCGCCTTGGCGGTGTTTCGGAAGGATCTTGTCTGGACCCACTCCCCCGTCATCATTCACGCGTTCGACCTGCTGATTTTTGCCTTCTTCCTGTTCCTGACAGGCGGGGCCGCCAGTCCATTCTTCGCCTTCTTTCTTTTTGCCCTGGTCACCTCGGCGCTGCGCTGGCACTGGCGCGGGATCATCTGCACCACGGCCTACATTCTGGGTATCGAGATCGGCCTGATCCTGCACACCATCGGATTGCCGATGCCCCCGGCATTCAACACCAGGCAGTTCATTTTCAACATCAGCACCCTCCTGGTCGTAGCCGTCCTGCTGGGGTCTCTCCGCACCTATGAGCTGCGGTACCGCGACCGGATTTCCAGCCTGGCCGAGTGGCCCAGAGCCATCCCGGACGGGGTCGAGACGCTGGTGAGTGCTATCCTGCAGCACGTCTCGGGCCTGTTCGACTGCCCTCGCACCATCCTCCTCTGGAAGGAGATGGAGAAGGACAACCCCCCGCTCCACGTGGCATCGTGGTCCTCGGGGCACTTCGAGTACAGCGTCGAATCACCCGACACGTTCGGCTCGCTGGTTGCGGAGCCCCTGGAGGACGAGCATTTTATCTGCCGGGATGCACAGGCTGCAAGACCGTCCGTCCTTTACAGCAAGGGGGCCGGTGTCGGGCAATGGGAAGGAGTTCCGCTCCACCCGGATCTGCAGCACCGCTTTGCCATCGAATCGATGCTTTCCATGGCCATCCGGAGCGAGAGCACGTGGGGTCGCCTCTTCATCCTCGACAAGAGCGATATCTCTTCCGACGACCTGATGCCCGGCCGGGTCGCCGCCACCGGCGTCTCTTTCAGCCTGGACCAGTTTTACCTGCTGAGGCAGCTTCGCAAGAGGATCGCCCTGGATGCCGCCGTGGAAGAGCGCATCCGCCTGGCCCGCGACCTGCATGACGGGGTCCTGCAGTCGCTGACCGGAGTGACCCTGCAGCTCGATGTGGTGCAGAAAATGATGGACAAGGAGATGCAGGCCGCACAGAAGAGGCTGGCGGACGTCCGGAAACTGGTCTCCTCGGAGCAGCAGAACCTCCGTTCCCACATCAAGCAGCTGAAGCCGCCCTATCGCAGCGTGCCCGAGGAGGAAGTCGACCTGGCCCCCCGGCTGATGGAGCTGGCCGAGCGGATCGAGCGCCAGTGGGGCCTGCACGTGGAAATCGACATAAGCCTGCACGAGCACAAACGGCTTCCCTGGGAGACCGCCCAGGGGGTGTATTTCATCATCCACGAAGCGATCATCAACGTGGCGCGCCACGCCAGGGCCTCTTCCGTCCGAGTCGAAATCAGCTCCACGGGCCGCCAGCTCCAGATCGCCGTTACCGACGATGGCTGTGGCTTTCCCTTTGCCGGCCGATACAATCACTCGGATCTCGTGGAGAACAACTTAGGCCCCGTCATCCTGCGGGAAAGGGTGACGTTACTCGCGGGCAGCCTGGCCATCGAATCGGGCGCGACCGGAGCCCACCTGGAAATTACCTTACCGATACCTGGAGAATTGCACTGA
- a CDS encoding response regulator transcription factor, whose protein sequence is MAIRLVITDDHPVILNGLESLFQLEEDFELVAMCSNGEETLDAVRSHKPDVVVLDVRIPGKDGLALARQMQDEKPAPKIVLYTAEVSEDQFMEAIRLGVGGIVLKEMEPEHLIQCIRKVYAGEQWIERRTAWLSLEKLLKREADAIELTSLLTAQETRILKLVAKGLSNRQISENLCISEGTIKVHLHNIYKKLNVKNRVSLLRYAQEKELI, encoded by the coding sequence ATGGCCATTCGACTTGTCATAACCGATGATCATCCCGTCATCCTGAATGGACTGGAGAGCCTCTTCCAGTTGGAGGAGGACTTCGAACTGGTGGCAATGTGCAGCAACGGCGAGGAGACCCTGGACGCCGTGCGCAGCCACAAGCCCGATGTCGTTGTCTTGGACGTTCGCATTCCCGGAAAGGATGGTCTGGCGCTCGCCCGCCAGATGCAGGACGAGAAGCCCGCCCCCAAAATCGTCCTCTACACGGCGGAGGTCAGCGAGGACCAGTTTATGGAGGCTATCCGCCTGGGGGTCGGGGGGATTGTCCTCAAGGAGATGGAACCCGAGCACCTGATCCAGTGCATCCGCAAGGTCTATGCTGGCGAGCAATGGATCGAGCGGCGCACGGCCTGGCTCTCCCTGGAGAAGCTGCTTAAGCGGGAGGCCGACGCGATCGAGTTGACATCCTTGCTCACGGCCCAGGAAACCAGGATCCTTAAGCTGGTGGCCAAGGGGCTGTCAAACAGGCAGATCAGTGAAAATCTCTGCATCAGCGAGGGTACGATCAAGGTTCACCTGCACAATATCTATAAAAAGCTGAATGTCAAAAACCGTGTTTCCCTTCTGCGGTATGCCCAGGAAAAAGAACTGATTTAA
- a CDS encoding nucleotide sugar dehydrogenase has protein sequence MTLHEKMHSRTARIGVIGLGYVGLPLVIEFCRAGFHVTGFDIDEMKIASLGQWESYIRHIDLSSVRQEIEGRFDATADFSKLAAMDCIIICVPTPLNKNREPDMRFVFDTARTIAKYLRREQLVVLESTTYPGTTDQDVREILEAGGLTAGRDFHLAFSPEREDPNNKDFGLGSIPKVVGGLTPACLDAATAMYSAIVQKTVPVSSPRVAEAAKLLENIYRSVNIALVNELKMLFDRMGIDVWEVIEAARTKPFGFQAFHPGPGLGGHCIPIDPFYLTWKAREFDFHTRFIELAGEINTAMPDYVVLKVMKALNAVGKHLQGSRVLILGLAYKENVDDDRESPSYRLMEKLEELGAEVSFNDPCIPVIRPSREYAKFAGRRSQPIDGTHDLILIATAHAEYRDIDFAALNVPIVDTRNVLREKSHLFFKA, from the coding sequence ATGACCCTGCATGAAAAAATGCATTCCCGGACCGCCCGCATCGGTGTTATCGGCCTGGGGTACGTAGGCCTGCCCCTCGTCATCGAGTTCTGCCGGGCCGGGTTCCATGTCACCGGCTTCGACATCGACGAGATGAAGATCGCCTCCCTCGGCCAATGGGAAAGCTACATCCGTCACATCGACCTCTCCTCCGTCCGGCAGGAGATCGAAGGGCGATTCGACGCCACGGCGGATTTCTCGAAACTCGCCGCCATGGACTGCATCATCATCTGCGTCCCCACCCCGCTCAACAAGAACCGCGAGCCGGACATGCGGTTTGTCTTCGATACCGCCCGCACCATCGCCAAATACCTGCGCCGGGAGCAGCTTGTCGTCCTGGAATCCACCACCTACCCCGGAACGACGGACCAGGACGTCCGCGAGATCCTCGAAGCCGGCGGCCTCACCGCCGGGCGGGACTTCCACCTGGCCTTCTCGCCGGAGCGGGAGGATCCGAACAACAAGGACTTCGGCCTGGGCTCGATTCCCAAGGTTGTCGGCGGCCTCACCCCGGCATGCCTCGATGCCGCCACGGCCATGTACAGCGCCATCGTGCAGAAGACCGTTCCCGTCTCCTCGCCCCGCGTCGCCGAGGCGGCCAAGCTCCTGGAGAACATCTATCGCTCCGTCAACATCGCCCTGGTGAACGAGCTGAAGATGCTCTTCGACCGGATGGGCATCGACGTCTGGGAGGTGATCGAGGCCGCCAGGACCAAGCCCTTCGGCTTCCAGGCCTTCCATCCCGGCCCGGGGCTGGGGGGCCACTGCATCCCCATCGATCCCTTCTACCTGACCTGGAAGGCGAGGGAGTTCGACTTCCACACGCGCTTCATCGAGTTGGCCGGAGAGATCAACACCGCAATGCCCGACTACGTCGTCCTGAAGGTGATGAAGGCCCTCAACGCCGTGGGGAAGCACCTCCAGGGATCCAGAGTCCTGATCCTGGGGTTGGCCTACAAGGAGAACGTGGATGACGACCGGGAATCGCCATCCTACCGCCTGATGGAGAAGCTGGAAGAACTGGGCGCCGAAGTAAGCTTCAACGATCCCTGCATCCCCGTCATACGTCCCTCCCGGGAGTATGCGAAGTTCGCTGGCCGCCGGTCGCAGCCGATCGACGGCACCCACGATCTCATCCTGATCGCTACGGCCCATGCCGAATACCGGGACATCGACTTCGCCGCCCTGAACGTCCCCATCGTGGATACCCGGAATGTCCTCCGGGAGAAGAGCCACCTCTTCTTCAAGGCATAG
- a CDS encoding ElyC/SanA/YdcF family protein produces MNPSTRRRLVIIAVALVLAALALLAEALPGYLAYADKPVKADAVVLFIGREYRARMKEARTLIAEGYADRLIIPAYGRLLGTKEVAAGNGNGQEKIPAPVVDLDKLEDDVRKMRARSPHYRSFFENTHVEVLEAKRIMDRHGFRSALFVSSPYHMRRIRMIAGDVFDPAQYAVSFIPTRFEKWPESLFDRTTTQFILMTQESLKILWFQAYRLWPEGLNG; encoded by the coding sequence ATGAATCCTTCTACCCGCAGAAGGCTTGTCATCATTGCCGTTGCCCTGGTCCTGGCCGCCCTGGCCCTCCTTGCGGAAGCCCTCCCGGGCTACCTTGCCTATGCCGACAAGCCCGTCAAGGCCGACGCCGTGGTCCTCTTCATCGGCCGCGAATACCGGGCGCGCATGAAAGAGGCCAGGACACTCATAGCAGAAGGCTATGCGGATCGCCTGATCATCCCCGCCTACGGCCGGCTCCTGGGTACGAAAGAAGTGGCCGCCGGGAACGGCAACGGGCAGGAGAAAATACCCGCCCCGGTTGTGGATCTCGACAAACTGGAAGACGATGTCCGAAAAATGCGGGCGAGAAGTCCCCACTACCGGAGTTTCTTCGAAAACACTCACGTCGAGGTACTGGAAGCCAAACGCATCATGGACCGGCACGGCTTCCGTTCGGCCCTTTTTGTCAGTTCCCCTTACCACATGCGTCGCATTCGCATGATCGCCGGGGATGTCTTCGATCCTGCACAATACGCCGTTTCCTTCATCCCAACACGGTTTGAGAAGTGGCCGGAAAGCCTCTTCGATAGAACCACAACCCAATTCATACTTATGACACAGGAATCCTTGAAGATCCTCTGGTTCCAGGCATATCGGCTATGGCCGGAAGGTCTCAATGGATAG
- a CDS encoding GGDEF domain-containing protein translates to MKDEAKTKKQLIGELADLRRLADEERRRAADASTAWQEEKADWEGRENLLREMGKLLRSCGIVHEGLAVLQLFGPRLFPGSAGAFYIRGGERGDMEAAVAWGLDLQSEAVFPREDCWALRSSRLHQVDSGPSALRCRHMREASEARYLDVPVVEEGEGTYLLHIEFNGDPARDRTVRELASLVAERMALSVSSLNMREKLRAQSIRDPLTGLFNRVYGEEALGLELHRATRKKGTVGLVAADLDHFEKFNHVYGYEEGNSLLRELGEVIRRQVRGGDIPCRWERDTFVIILPEAGLDVVKQRAERIREAIGSLVVVTGRKNRPLEGITASFGVVVFPDHGKEAGELLRMADKAVIQARQEGGNRVIVARVVPLPES, encoded by the coding sequence ATGAAAGACGAAGCGAAGACGAAGAAGCAGCTCATCGGGGAGTTGGCCGATCTCCGCCGCCTGGCTGATGAGGAGCGGCGGCGGGCAGCGGATGCATCGACCGCCTGGCAGGAGGAGAAGGCGGACTGGGAGGGCCGGGAGAATCTCCTGCGGGAAATGGGGAAACTCCTGAGGTCCTGCGGCATCGTCCACGAGGGGCTGGCGGTGCTGCAGCTCTTCGGGCCGCGGCTGTTTCCCGGCTCGGCGGGGGCGTTTTACATCCGCGGCGGGGAGCGCGGGGACATGGAGGCCGCCGTTGCCTGGGGGCTCGACCTGCAGAGCGAGGCGGTCTTTCCACGGGAAGACTGCTGGGCCCTCAGGAGCAGCCGGCTCCATCAGGTCGATTCGGGCCCCTCGGCCCTGCGATGCCGGCACATGAGGGAGGCCAGCGAGGCCCGCTACCTCGATGTCCCGGTCGTGGAGGAAGGGGAGGGGACGTACCTGCTGCACATCGAATTCAACGGCGATCCCGCCCGGGACCGGACGGTTCGCGAGCTGGCGTCCCTGGTGGCGGAGCGCATGGCCCTGTCCGTGTCGAGCCTGAACATGCGCGAGAAGCTCCGGGCCCAGTCAATCCGCGATCCGCTGACGGGGCTGTTCAACCGGGTGTACGGGGAGGAGGCCCTCGGCCTGGAGCTCCACCGCGCCACGCGGAAGAAGGGGACGGTTGGGCTCGTGGCGGCCGATCTCGATCATTTCGAGAAGTTCAACCACGTGTACGGCTACGAGGAGGGAAACAGCCTTCTTCGAGAACTGGGCGAGGTGATCCGGCGTCAGGTGCGCGGCGGAGACATCCCCTGCCGCTGGGAGCGCGACACGTTCGTCATCATCCTGCCGGAGGCCGGCCTGGACGTGGTGAAGCAGCGTGCTGAGCGGATCCGCGAGGCCATCGGATCGCTCGTCGTCGTGACGGGCCGGAAGAACCGGCCCCTGGAGGGAATCACCGCGTCCTTCGGGGTCGTGGTCTTTCCGGACCATGGGAAGGAAGCCGGCGAGCTCCTGCGGATGGCCGACAAGGCGGTCATTCAGGCAAGGCAGGAGGGCGGCAACAGGGTGATCGTCGCCCGGGTGGTCCCCCTGCCGGAGTCGTGA
- a CDS encoding asparagine synthase-related protein, whose product MKTKEIKAEKLNTDQFIQEQVKEIRKAVGKGYAVNALSGGVDSSVVTALAHRALGDRLKTYFIENGLMRQGEAKRVQALFAAQGIPVEIIPAQKAFFKALKGLTDPEEKREAITQTFYKDIFRGLVDQSGAKVLLQGTILTDVDETVAGIKRQHNVFEQLGIDPKKTFGYKILEPLVQLRKDGVRKLGRALGLPESLFNRIPFPGPALAARVIGEVTPEKIRLVRKATVIVEKFLADTDAFQYMAILHDDRVTGMRDGKREFGRQIEIRCWDSLDARTAKPTRLSYETLEKMAGKIIQDIPEVVSITYNIATKPPSTIEAI is encoded by the coding sequence ATGAAAACCAAGGAAATCAAAGCGGAAAAGCTGAACACAGACCAGTTCATCCAGGAACAGGTGAAGGAGATCCGCAAGGCCGTCGGGAAGGGCTATGCAGTGAACGCCCTGTCCGGCGGGGTCGATTCCTCCGTGGTCACGGCCCTGGCCCACCGGGCGCTGGGCGACCGGCTCAAGACGTACTTCATCGAGAACGGCCTCATGCGGCAGGGCGAGGCCAAGCGGGTGCAGGCCCTCTTTGCGGCACAGGGCATTCCCGTCGAGATCATCCCGGCCCAGAAGGCCTTCTTCAAGGCCCTGAAGGGGCTTACCGATCCCGAGGAGAAGCGGGAGGCCATCACCCAGACGTTCTACAAGGACATTTTCCGCGGGCTTGTCGACCAGAGCGGGGCCAAGGTCCTCCTGCAGGGGACGATCCTGACGGACGTCGACGAGACGGTGGCGGGGATCAAGCGGCAGCACAACGTCTTCGAGCAGCTCGGCATCGACCCGAAGAAGACCTTCGGCTACAAGATCCTGGAGCCGCTTGTTCAACTCCGCAAGGACGGCGTCCGCAAGCTCGGCCGCGCCCTCGGCCTCCCGGAGTCCCTCTTCAACCGGATTCCCTTCCCGGGGCCGGCCCTGGCGGCGCGGGTCATCGGCGAGGTGACGCCGGAGAAGATCCGTCTCGTCCGCAAGGCGACGGTCATCGTGGAAAAATTCCTGGCTGACACGGATGCCTTCCAGTACATGGCCATCCTTCACGACGACCGGGTGACGGGCATGCGCGACGGGAAGCGGGAGTTCGGGCGGCAGATCGAGATCCGCTGCTGGGACAGCCTGGACGCCAGGACGGCGAAGCCGACCCGGCTTTCCTATGAAACGCTGGAAAAGATGGCCGGCAAGATCATTCAGGACATCCCGGAGGTCGTCAGCATCACCTACAACATCGCCACGAAACCGCCCTCCACGATCGAGGCCATCTGA
- a CDS encoding pyridoxal-dependent decarboxylase, translating into MSEPIHVNALFLGPKSENYHFFKEMLNFLMDDHAEWRRYFHPDDRPLVTAEEQNKTDFLATLQKTREALIELAGNLQVCSMPWFSPRYLGHMTADTLLAANLGYMLTLLYNPNNCAYEGSPATTALEIEVGRQLAALMGYEPQKAWGHITSGGTVANYEGLWMARNLKSIPLAVRDCLPELVAGLEDWQLLNLPTETILDLVERARNAGHMESLRGRSVRGAGMSGGRFGKVLVPQSKHYSWTKAVDILGIGQDNLVSVPVRDNYRMDIAALRAIIDDLAARRIPILAVVGVVGSTEEGAIDEVHEIARLRDRCEDRGISFYFHIDAAYGGYARSLFLDGDGRFLGYNEVSRRHAQQGVLHGDTDWLTADVYEAFRAMTEADSITVDPHKLGYVPYAAGAIVARDRRIVDLISYFAAYVFEKTDDNPMLLGSYIMEGSKSGAAAAAVWMAHRVVPLNITGYGRIIGASIEGAYRFYRSLLAHEPILIDGRQFEVIPLARPDMNIVDYAFHEKGNGSLKAMNNLNQAIYEQCSYKSGPVYTSDFIASKTALTREEYGDTPQTFVQKFGIGDSEWDRLGSVFVLRSCILTPYLTSNTTYREYWQRFIEAMERAIRRVCGNIP; encoded by the coding sequence GTGAGCGAGCCGATCCATGTGAACGCCCTGTTTCTGGGGCCGAAGTCGGAAAATTACCATTTCTTCAAGGAGATGCTGAACTTCCTCATGGACGACCACGCCGAGTGGCGCCGCTACTTCCATCCCGATGATCGCCCCCTGGTCACGGCGGAGGAGCAGAACAAAACGGATTTTCTCGCCACCCTGCAGAAAACCCGGGAGGCCCTGATCGAGCTGGCGGGCAACCTCCAGGTCTGCTCCATGCCCTGGTTCTCTCCGCGCTACCTGGGCCACATGACGGCCGACACGCTCCTGGCCGCCAACCTGGGATACATGCTGACCCTGCTGTACAACCCCAACAACTGTGCTTACGAAGGCTCGCCGGCCACGACGGCCCTGGAGATCGAGGTGGGCCGGCAACTGGCGGCGCTGATGGGCTACGAGCCGCAGAAGGCATGGGGGCACATCACGTCCGGCGGGACCGTGGCCAACTACGAAGGCCTGTGGATGGCGCGGAATCTCAAGTCGATCCCACTGGCCGTCCGGGACTGCCTGCCGGAACTGGTGGCGGGCCTGGAGGACTGGCAGCTCCTGAACCTCCCGACTGAAACGATCCTCGATCTCGTCGAACGGGCCAGGAACGCGGGGCACATGGAGAGCCTTCGCGGCCGCTCCGTCCGAGGCGCGGGCATGTCGGGCGGACGTTTCGGTAAAGTCCTGGTGCCGCAGTCGAAGCACTACTCCTGGACCAAGGCGGTGGACATACTCGGCATCGGCCAGGACAACCTGGTATCCGTGCCGGTCAGAGACAACTACCGCATGGACATTGCCGCCCTCCGGGCGATCATCGACGATCTCGCCGCCAGGCGGATCCCGATCCTGGCCGTCGTCGGCGTGGTGGGATCGACGGAGGAAGGGGCCATCGACGAGGTCCACGAGATCGCCCGCCTGCGGGATCGCTGTGAGGACCGGGGCATCAGCTTCTACTTCCACATCGATGCGGCCTACGGCGGATACGCCCGATCCCTCTTCCTCGACGGGGACGGCCGGTTTCTGGGCTATAACGAGGTCAGCCGCCGGCACGCTCAACAGGGCGTTCTCCACGGCGACACGGACTGGCTCACCGCGGACGTCTACGAAGCCTTCCGGGCGATGACGGAGGCGGACTCGATCACCGTGGATCCGCACAAGCTGGGCTACGTGCCTTACGCGGCGGGCGCCATCGTGGCCCGGGACCGGCGCATCGTGGACCTGATCTCCTATTTCGCCGCCTACGTCTTCGAGAAGACCGACGACAACCCGATGCTCCTGGGCAGCTACATCATGGAGGGATCCAAATCGGGGGCCGCGGCGGCGGCCGTCTGGATGGCGCACCGGGTGGTGCCGCTCAACATAACCGGCTACGGGCGGATCATCGGCGCCAGTATCGAAGGGGCATACCGCTTCTACCGGTCCCTGCTCGCGCACGAGCCCATCCTCATCGACGGCCGGCAGTTCGAGGTCATTCCCCTGGCGAGGCCCGACATGAACATCGTCGATTACGCCTTCCACGAGAAGGGCAACGGCAGCCTGAAGGCGATGAACAACCTGAACCAGGCGATCTACGAGCAGTGCTCCTACAAGAGCGGCCCGGTGTACACCAGCGACTTCATTGCATCGAAAACGGCGCTGACACGGGAAGAATACGGCGACACGCCGCAGACCTTCGTGCAGAAGTTCGGAATCGGGGACTCCGAGTGGGACCGCCTGGGAAGCGTTTTCGTGCTGCGCTCCTGCATTCTCACACCCTACCTGACGAGCAACACGACCTACCGGGAATACTGGCAACGCTTCATCGAGGCCATGGAGCGGGCGATCCGCCGGGTTTGCGGCAACATTCCGTGA
- a CDS encoding diguanylate cyclase, with product MTEKPTCEDLEQKIRKLEEEAAEGRRAIAELSESEERYRLLVENANEAILVIQDAAVKFVNSRAIVSFGYSEEEFRLISILDLVHPEDRGLVTERYLQKIGGDPSPTRYIYRAIHKNGEIQWIENSSVMIRWEGRPATLNLVTNITDRKRMEESLIESERRYRELSIIDDLTQLYNSRHFHNQLKMEIDRADRYGQPLAMLFLDLDDFKRFNDTYGHVEGDRVLSLLGQVITGQLRQTDSAYRYGGEEFIILLPLTSGRDGTVTAERIRVGFKQRAITSATGEDVHMTVSIGVAQYRPGEDMKALVSRADRLMYQAKKSGKDRVCSES from the coding sequence GTGACCGAAAAACCCACCTGCGAAGACCTGGAACAAAAGATCAGGAAGCTCGAAGAGGAGGCCGCCGAGGGCAGGCGGGCCATTGCAGAGCTGAGCGAGAGCGAGGAGCGCTACCGCCTCCTGGTCGAAAACGCGAACGAAGCCATCCTGGTGATCCAGGACGCGGCGGTCAAATTCGTCAACAGCCGGGCGATCGTTTCGTTCGGGTACTCGGAAGAGGAATTCCGGTTGATCTCCATCCTGGATCTGGTCCACCCGGAAGACCGGGGCCTGGTCACGGAGCGCTACCTGCAGAAGATCGGCGGCGACCCGTCTCCCACCCGTTACATCTACCGGGCGATCCACAAGAACGGCGAGATCCAGTGGATCGAGAACAGCTCCGTCATGATCCGGTGGGAAGGGCGGCCCGCCACCCTCAACCTCGTCACGAACATCACCGACCGCAAGCGGATGGAGGAGTCCCTCATCGAGAGCGAGCGAAGATACCGGGAGCTCAGCATCATCGACGACCTCACGCAGCTTTACAATTCCAGGCACTTCCACAATCAGCTCAAGATGGAGATCGACCGCGCGGACCGCTACGGACAGCCCCTGGCCATGCTGTTTCTCGACCTTGACGATTTCAAGCGGTTCAACGACACGTACGGGCACGTCGAGGGCGACCGGGTGCTGTCTCTGCTGGGCCAGGTAATCACGGGGCAGCTTCGCCAGACCGACTCGGCCTATCGCTATGGCGGCGAGGAGTTCATCATCCTGCTGCCCCTGACCTCCGGCCGGGACGGAACCGTTACGGCGGAGAGAATCAGGGTCGGATTCAAGCAAAGGGCGATCACGTCGGCGACCGGCGAAGACGTGCACATGACGGTCAGCATCGGGGTCGCCCAATACCGGCCTGGAGAAGACATGAAGGCCTTGGTGAGCCGGGCCGACCGGCTCATGTACCAGGCAAAGAAAAGCGGCAAGGACCGGGTCTGCTCCGAGTCATAG
- a CDS encoding helix-turn-helix domain-containing protein yields the protein MKISQGINVLQICREMEIAEQTYYRWLQRYGFIEGHPDAEN from the coding sequence GTGAAGATTTCCCAGGGGATCAACGTGCTCCAGATCTGCCGGGAGATGGAGATCGCGGAGCAGACATATTATCGATGGCTCCAGAGATATGGCTTCATTGAAGGGCATCCAGATGCAGAAAATTAA
- a CDS encoding MerR family transcriptional regulator: MVRGQVIREGLLHAPIRTGKTMSYYTGDHLAKLKEIRE; the protein is encoded by the coding sequence ATGGTTCGGGGGCAGGTCATCCGGGAGGGACTCCTGCACGCGCCGATTCGAACCGGAAAGACGATGTCCTACTACACCGGGGACCATCTGGCCAAACTCAAGGAAATTAGAGAATGA
- a CDS encoding DUF2889 domain-containing protein, translating into MTFFGKPAGDKYHTRTIEVNTYEYDEERLVVAGTLTDHRWKEYRLATGEKRDPGILHQMIIHLLLNKSSLEIDDLHVEMPGVPRAECLETRASLDPVKGMRIIGGFTSKVKGMAGKGQGCSHLVTLLTAMGSAAIQGFAAYKLHKSQSLAADMTRMLVDSCWTWRAGGPLIRFLKTDPDKPNRP; encoded by the coding sequence ATGACGTTCTTCGGGAAACCTGCAGGAGACAAGTATCATACGAGAACCATCGAGGTGAATACCTACGAATATGACGAAGAAAGATTGGTCGTTGCCGGAACCCTGACGGATCATCGATGGAAGGAATATCGTCTGGCCACCGGTGAAAAGAGAGATCCCGGCATCCTGCACCAGATGATCATCCATCTGCTCCTGAACAAGAGCAGTCTGGAGATCGATGATCTGCATGTCGAAATGCCCGGCGTTCCGCGCGCGGAGTGCCTGGAGACGCGAGCCAGCCTCGATCCTGTCAAGGGAATGAGGATCATCGGCGGATTCACGTCGAAAGTGAAAGGCATGGCTGGTAAGGGGCAGGGATGCAGCCATCTGGTTACACTTCTTACGGCGATGGGCTCTGCCGCCATACAGGGATTTGCAGCGTACAAGCTTCACAAATCCCAGTCGCTCGCCGCCGACATGACCAGGATGCTGGTGGACTCCTGCTGGACCTGGCGTGCAGGCGGACCGCTGATTCGCTTCTTGAAGACCGATCCTGACAAGCCGAACCGGCCTTGA